AATCACTCCTGAAATCAGTCCGCATAAAACTATTGTTGGCTTTGTTTCAGGCTGTTTAGGGGCTACTTTAATTAGCGTGGCATTCTTTTTGCAGATTCCCGCAAGATTTTCTAATTATATCACTATGCCGAGTATTTTAATTGCTTTAGGCGTTATTCTGGGAATTAGTGGATTCTTTGGAGATATTATCGAATCTATTTTCAAACGTGATGCTAAAATCAAAAATAGCAACCAACTAAAAGCTGTAGGCGGCACTCTAGACACCTTAGATTCCCTATTACTTTCTACCCCTATTGTGTATATTCTACTTCTGATTACACAAAAATCCATGTTTCTAAGATGATTATTACAATAGACGGCCCCTCAGGAACGGGGAAAAGCACAATAGCGAAAGCTCTTGCTAAAGACTTAAATTTTAACTATTGCAATACAGGCGCGATGTATCGCACTTTAGCCTACACACACCTACAAGAATTTTGGAAAAATCTATCGATCAAAGAACTTATAGATCACCCCCCGTTTTCATTTTCATTTATTTCAGGGCAACCTTTGGAAGCTTTTTTAGATGGGCAACTCTTATCCGCAGAACTAGGAACTCAAGAAGTAGCAAACGCAGCCTCCAAACTTTCTCAACTCCCTGAAGTGCGGTCTTTTATGCATAAGCTCCAAAGAAAATATGCAGAATTAGGTAATTGTGTTTTTGAAGGCAGGGATATGGGATCTAAGGTTTTCCCCGATGCTGATGTGAAAATCTTTCTTACAGCAAATGCCGAAGTAAGAGCTGCACGAAGGCTAAAAGATCTACCAGAGAATTCTCTTTCAAAAGAGGCTTTACATGCTGAACTTGTAAAGCGTGACGAAGCAGATAGCCAACGCGCCCATGATCCTTTAATCATTCCTGAAGGTGCCATCATTTTAGATTCTTCAGATTTGACAATAAGCCAAGTTCTAGAGAAAATTTTAGCTTTAGTTTCCCCAAAATTGCCATGATATTTACAGTTTGTAAATTCCTTACCAGAGTTGCCTTTACCTTACTCTATAGACATAAAGTGTATGGTGTAAAAAAGAATCTTGTTAAAGGAGCCGCTATCATTGCTTCTAATCATAACTCATATTTAGATCCTATAGCTCTAAATTTATCTGTTCGTGGTTGTCTACATCATCTGGCACGCTCTACATTATTCAGCAATCGATTTACAGGATGGTTACATAAAGAATGGGGATCTTATCCCGTTAAAAGAGGCGGGGGCAATTCCGCAGCATTTAAAGCCGCTTTTGAACTCTTTAAAAAGAAGAAAAAGCTTATTATTTATCCCGAAGGAGAGCGTAGCCCGACTGGCGAGTTGCTTCCTGGAAAAGTTGGGATTGGCTTGATAGCTATTAAAGCTCGAGTTCCTGTAGTTCCCGTCTATGTTGGAGGTACTTACGAGATTTTTAATCGTTATCAAAAATTTCCTAAAATTTGGAAAACAGTTACTTGTGTTTTTGGTACACCACTAACTTTTGACGATTTGATTGATAATGACACTCTAAGCTCTAAAGAAACTTATCAAATAGCTACTGATAGAATTATGAATAAAATAGCTGAGCTAAAAACTTGGTATGAAAATGGCTGTATAGGAGAGGTTCCTTAACTACTATGACTCTGCTGTCTTATTTATCTTCTCTATGTCGAGAAGCAACTCTATTAGCATTCCCTCGATTAGAAAATATTTCTCCTGATATCACTCAATCTACAAAAGACCATTTTGGTCACTATCAATGTAATGATGCGATGAAACTCGCTCGTACATTAAAAATGGCTCCCAAAGCTATTGCAGAAGCCATTGTCAGTCATATTCCCAAAGAGATTTTTGCTTCTATAGAAATTGCTGGCGCAGGTTTTATCAATTTTACATTTTCAAAAGAATTTCTGAATAAAAGTCTAAAAACATTTTCTGAGAATTTAGCTTTAGGATTTCGTGTTAAGAATCCCAAAAAAGTTGTTATTGATTTTTCTTCTCCAAATATTGCTAAAGATATGCATGTGGGACACCTACGCTCCACAATTATCGGAGATTGCTTAGCACGTGTTTTTGCTTTTGTAGGCAATGACGTTTTACGCTTGAATCATATAGGTGATTGGGGAACAGCTTTTGGCATGTTAATCACCTACCTTCAAGAAGAAGCTTCCGAAGATATAGAGAACCTCGAAGATCTAACAGTATTATATAAAAAAGCGCATGCACGCTTTGCTGAAGATACAGAATTTAAAAAACGCTCACAAACGAATGTCGTTGCTTTACAAGCTGGAGATCCTGCCGCTTTAAAATTATGGAAACAAATTTGTGATATTTCTGAGAGAGCCTTTCAAAAGATTTACAATGTTTTAGATATTGCTATCGAAAAACGAGGGGAATCTTTTTATAATCCTTTCCTTTCTGAAATTATTCAAGATTTAGAAAGCAAGAATCTCATTACTATTTCTGATAACGCAAAATGTGTTTTCCATGAGGGCTTTTCCATTCCTCTAATGGTACAGAAAAGCGATGGGGGCTATAACTATGCTACTACGGATTTAGCTGCTATGCGCCATCGCGTAAAAAACGACGGTGCTGATAAAATTATCATTGTCACCGATATGGGACAATCTCTACATTTCCAACTTCTTGAAGCTACAGCATTAGCTGCAGGCTATCTACCTAATAAAGAAACCTTCTCCCACGTAGGTTTTGGTCTTGTTCTTGATTCTGAAGGGAAAAAATTCAAAACACGTTCTGGAGAAAATATAAAACTCAAAGAGTTGTTAGATACTGCTATAGATCAAGCAAAAGCCACCTTAAGAGAACACCGTCCAGAAATGTCTGATGAAGAGATTACAGTACGTGCTCCTATTTTAGGTATTAATGCAATTAAATATGCGGATCTTTCTTCTCATCGCGTGAGTGATTATATCTTTTCTTTTGAAAAGATGCTTCGTTTTGAGGGTAACACTGCAATGTTCCTTCTTTATGCTTATGTACGTATTCAAGGAATAAAGCGGCGTTTGGGGATAGAAAACTTAGATTTAAAATCCGCGGCAAGTATTCAAGAACCTTCTGAAGAAGCCTTAGCTTTAGCACTATTGCGTTTCCCAGAAGCCATTGATCTAACTCTAAAAGAGCTCTGCCCGCATTTCCTAACCGACTACTTATATATGCTTACGAACAAGTTCAACGCCTTCTTTAGAGATTGCCACATTGAAGGGTCCTCCCATCAAAAAGAACGTTTGGATCTTTGTGCTCTTGTTGAAAAGACCCTAGCTGCAGGCATGCACCTATTAGGATTACAGACTTTAGATAGATTGTGAATTAAGAAGCTACAGGATCTAAAGATAATAAATGGATTTTTGCTCCTAACGAATTGAGTTTCTCTACCCAATTATAATACCCACGATCTAATAACTGAGTATTTTCTATTAAGGATGGACCTCCATCAGCAATAAGTGCCGCCATAATATAGGCAAACCCTGCTCGCAAATCAGGAATAACAAGATGCGAAGCTCGTAGGGGCGTCACACCATGAATCACAGCACTATGAGGAAAATTTCCTGTAGCATAGCGACAAGCTTTTGAGCTTAAACACTGATAAAACAACTCACAATTGGCTCCCATCTGTTGTAGACCTCGTAAATAGCCTAAGCGATTCTCGTGAACAGTTTCGTGAATTACCGAAGATCCCTCTGCTTGAGAGAGAAGAATAGAAAATGGTTGTTGCCAATCAGTGAGGAATCCAGGATGCACGTCTGTCTCTAAGACGACGCCTCCTTTTAAAGGCTCATTATAGAAAAATTCTATCCCCGTTTCTGTAACTGAAAATCCTCCACCTATGGATCGTAAAGTTTTAAGGAAGGGAATCATCAGATCTTGCTCAGCATTTTCCACCAAAACACGCCCGCCGGTAAGTACTGCTGCCATACCAAATGAAGCTGCTTCTATCTTATCAGGAATTATCCAATGATCGATCTCATAAAAATCATCGCAACCGAAAATTTCTATAGTTCTATCATTATCTGTAGTGATCTCCACACCGGCTTTTTGTAAAAACAAAATAAGATCAAGAATTTCCACTTCTAAAGCGGCATTTTTAATGATCGTTCTTCCCTGAGCACGTACTGAAGCCAAGATTAAATTTTCTGTAGCTCCTACAGAAGGATAAGGAAGAGTAATATAAGCCCCCACAAGACCTTTAGGAGCAGAGGCTTGATATCCATGCCCATCGTAAGCAACTTTTGCTCCAAGCTGCTCTAAACCCTCAAAATGAAAATTCAGAGTCCTCTCTCCAATAGCATCTCCCCCAACACACGGGACAACAACACCTTCGGGACAACGTGCAAGTAAAGCTCCTAATAATAAAATAGGAATACGATTCACCCTAGAAAATTGAGTAGACACCTCAGACATATGAATTTTAGGTGTGTGAATTTCTATGACTTCTGCTTGCTTATCCCAATGAATTATAGACCCTAAAGATTCGCATAGCTCAACTGTCAAACGTACATCACCAATATCAGGAACATTACGCAAAATACATTTGCGATCAGACAATAACGAAGCAACAAGCAACTTAGTTGTAGAGTTTTTCGCTCCAGACACGCGTACTGAACCTTGTAACACACAACCACCAAAGACTTCTGCTGCCGTCATTCTTTGCTCCTCGTCACCATTTTCCAATCATCTTAAAGAAACGTTAACTCTCCGTAGCGTTATTTTCCATGCAAACTTTTCATTTTTTTTAAAAACAAAGGTCTTTTATTCACAACAATTAAAAACTATTAAAAACGAAAGTTGGTTTATTAACTAAATAAAAACTCGAGATATTAATAAATAATTTGTTTTACAATCTAATTAAATTAGAGTTTTTTTATTTAGTTGTTAAATCATGGCTAGTCCTATTAATAATCCATCTACAACGAATGTCACGACTACTACGACATCAACTCCTGTAGTAACGACATCTACATCCTTTGGGGGTCACGTTGTATCTACCACAGGGACTGGAGCTTTAGAAACAACCGCACAAGCTGTTAATACAACAGCAGAACAAGCGGTGGCTCAGGCAGAATCCGATACGGGATCAGTGATTTTTACAACTCAAAGAGATGTAACTACAACAGCTCCGACTACAGGAGGCGCTGCTGCGACAGCTACAGCAGCCAGCCTATTAGGATCTCGTATTCTTGGAACAGGAAGAGCGAGAACCGATAGTACATCAAGTAGTAGTAGCGATAGCAGTGTCTCCGATACTTCAAGCGCATCTTCGGCTCAAGATGCTGGAGCCACAGGAGGAGCAGAAGGTTCCCAAGGACCTTCTGCTGATGTAGATTTGGGAGATCTTGCTGGTCTACGGGGTTCAGAAGCTGCCGATGGTGCTGAAAGAGCTCAGGGTCCTGGTGGCCTACCAAGTATGGCTCTTCCTAAATATGATCCAACAGATAAAGCTTCGATTATCAAATTCCTATCTGAACCATCTGTACAAGCAAAATTACAGACTAAAGCTAACCATATTGTTTTTATGGATGAAGCTAGGGGAAGCTTTATTTTCGTAAGAAATGGTGATTGGAATACAGCGGAGTCTATAGCCGTAACTAATGGAAAGACAAAAGAGCCCATCACAGATGTTAAAGATTTAGAAATGTGTATTGCTAAATTCTGTGTGGGCTATGAATCCATGCAGGCTGATTGGTCAAATAATATTCAACCACGTATTGCAGGACAAACTGGAGAGACAGGAAATTACGATCACCTACTTATGAGCATGAAGTTTAAAACTACTGTGCTCTACGGTCCTTGGAACTCTAAAGAATCTAGCAGTAATTACACACCTTCAGTATGGCGTCGTGGTACCAAGTGTGATTCCGGACCTATCTGGGGTGATGTTGGTGGTTTGAAAGGAATTAACTGGAATAATTTCACTAAACCAGACGAGGGCACAGCATTCTCAAGAGAAACAGCGACAACTGTTCAACCTCAACCTGGTCCTTACGCTCAACCTGTTATCAATGTTAACTTAGGGGGCATTAGTACTAGCGTAAACGTTACTGGCGGGACTACTACTACCACCGTCAGCTCCTCAACTACCCCCACCGACACTTCTGGAGACGGCGGTCGCGTTACTCATGATCAAGATGCAGGAGCTACAGATTTTGACGATATAGAAACACAAAGTACTAGCACTCAAGATGATGCAGAATTGCACTTTGAAAGTGACGGCGAAGGCGAGGATAGCTTAGCTCCCCTACCTCCTGGCCCTCCTCCACCTCCTGGACCACCACCTGCAGCTCAAGGTGGTGTCAATATCACAGGAATGCCAACAGCTACTTTACAGCAAGTATTGACCAATGCCCGTCAGCATTTAGAT
This DNA window, taken from Chlamydia sp. 04-14, encodes the following:
- the murA gene encoding UDP-N-acetylglucosamine 1-carboxyvinyltransferase, whose translation is MTAAEVFGGCVLQGSVRVSGAKNSTTKLLVASLLSDRKCILRNVPDIGDVRLTVELCESLGSIIHWDKQAEVIEIHTPKIHMSEVSTQFSRVNRIPILLLGALLARCPEGVVVPCVGGDAIGERTLNFHFEGLEQLGAKVAYDGHGYQASAPKGLVGAYITLPYPSVGATENLILASVRAQGRTIIKNAALEVEILDLILFLQKAGVEITTDNDRTIEIFGCDDFYEIDHWIIPDKIEAASFGMAAVLTGGRVLVENAEQDLMIPFLKTLRSIGGGFSVTETGIEFFYNEPLKGGVVLETDVHPGFLTDWQQPFSILLSQAEGSSVIHETVHENRLGYLRGLQQMGANCELFYQCLSSKACRYATGNFPHSAVIHGVTPLRASHLVIPDLRAGFAYIMAALIADGGPSLIENTQLLDRGYYNWVEKLNSLGAKIHLLSLDPVAS
- the argS gene encoding arginine--tRNA ligase yields the protein MTLLSYLSSLCREATLLAFPRLENISPDITQSTKDHFGHYQCNDAMKLARTLKMAPKAIAEAIVSHIPKEIFASIEIAGAGFINFTFSKEFLNKSLKTFSENLALGFRVKNPKKVVIDFSSPNIAKDMHVGHLRSTIIGDCLARVFAFVGNDVLRLNHIGDWGTAFGMLITYLQEEASEDIENLEDLTVLYKKAHARFAEDTEFKKRSQTNVVALQAGDPAALKLWKQICDISERAFQKIYNVLDIAIEKRGESFYNPFLSEIIQDLESKNLITISDNAKCVFHEGFSIPLMVQKSDGGYNYATTDLAAMRHRVKNDGADKIIIVTDMGQSLHFQLLEATALAAGYLPNKETFSHVGFGLVLDSEGKKFKTRSGENIKLKELLDTAIDQAKATLREHRPEMSDEEITVRAPILGINAIKYADLSSHRVSDYIFSFEKMLRFEGNTAMFLLYAYVRIQGIKRRLGIENLDLKSAASIQEPSEEALALALLRFPEAIDLTLKELCPHFLTDYLYMLTNKFNAFFRDCHIEGSSHQKERLDLCALVEKTLAAGMHLLGLQTLDRL
- a CDS encoding lysophospholipid acyltransferase family protein; translation: MIFTVCKFLTRVAFTLLYRHKVYGVKKNLVKGAAIIASNHNSYLDPIALNLSVRGCLHHLARSTLFSNRFTGWLHKEWGSYPVKRGGGNSAAFKAAFELFKKKKKLIIYPEGERSPTGELLPGKVGIGLIAIKARVPVVPVYVGGTYEIFNRYQKFPKIWKTVTCVFGTPLTFDDLIDNDTLSSKETYQIATDRIMNKIAELKTWYENGCIGEVP
- the tarP gene encoding type III secretion system actin-recruiting effector Tarp, translating into MASPINNPSTTNVTTTTTSTPVVTTSTSFGGHVVSTTGTGALETTAQAVNTTAEQAVAQAESDTGSVIFTTQRDVTTTAPTTGGAAATATAASLLGSRILGTGRARTDSTSSSSSDSSVSDTSSASSAQDAGATGGAEGSQGPSADVDLGDLAGLRGSEAADGAERAQGPGGLPSMALPKYDPTDKASIIKFLSEPSVQAKLQTKANHIVFMDEARGSFIFVRNGDWNTAESIAVTNGKTKEPITDVKDLEMCIAKFCVGYESMQADWSNNIQPRIAGQTGETGNYDHLLMSMKFKTTVLYGPWNSKESSSNYTPSVWRRGTKCDSGPIWGDVGGLKGINWNNFTKPDEGTAFSRETATTVQPQPGPYAQPVINVNLGGISTSVNVTGGTTTTTVSSSTTPTDTSGDGGRVTHDQDAGATDFDDIETQSTSTQDDAELHFESDGEGEDSLAPLPPGPPPPPGPPPAAQGGVNITGMPTATLQQVLTNARQHLDTVYDQNGVHHQGNQDLGTVVRTSENGTYTPTVLLNSNQGDGGRGVQRRDSNNDDDGNELGNILSHVRQHLDVVYPGGGRGEPIPVNQNLGDVIKAVESGNTPKPTQPEGVFFARRINIGGDSSTTTQGTGGNDGVFFARRVNLDDNGNIVGDNSRTSSGSPASNLMGATSGDGPGGLEHLLPQLRSHLDDAFDKRGNLITPQRTNVGQLIKAFQARTGSGGLTAPIAAQATVVASSPVQQQSATVTPLPKAQTAETIRTGGSPDLHGAARGVASSLSNLLQSATPSTTSTTVTSPAPVQGTATSSPVAGTRQTAAPATGGIRSGIPQAAANVTATLNNVANKLLLFEKGTRLQEALDSADTGSTQGQQLLNAARLTTTQLSKTLSKVTGAPPPPPQRRS
- the cmk gene encoding (d)CMP kinase → MIITIDGPSGTGKSTIAKALAKDLNFNYCNTGAMYRTLAYTHLQEFWKNLSIKELIDHPPFSFSFISGQPLEAFLDGQLLSAELGTQEVANAASKLSQLPEVRSFMHKLQRKYAELGNCVFEGRDMGSKVFPDADVKIFLTANAEVRAARRLKDLPENSLSKEALHAELVKRDEADSQRAHDPLIIPEGAIILDSSDLTISQVLEKILALVSPKLP